One window from the genome of Nicotiana tomentosiformis chromosome 5, ASM39032v3, whole genome shotgun sequence encodes:
- the LOC138892561 gene encoding uncharacterized protein codes for MAPKNKARTRQGANATPGVAVDPLLNDAGEHPRGENIPLTTILPDSTTPGQTALVPAPTEGATIPPTYIPVPPPAPASGPGVSDWDLRGAIQMLAQIVASQTQRSNVVPTSSSHPGDSTSSRVNRFLQLDPTVFTGTDPEEDPQDFIDEIHKTLQFMRATETEGAELASNRLKVVAYSWFEMWEDSREEGSPPAR; via the coding sequence atggcacctaaaAATAAAGCAAGAACTAGACAAGGAGCCAATGctaccccaggagtggcagttgaccctttacttaatgatgcgggtgaacacccgaggggtgagaatattcccctGACTACCAtactgcctgattccactacacctggtCAGACCGCACtagttcctgcacctactgagggtgcaacaatCCCTCCAACttatattccagttccacctccagccccagcttccggtcCCGGTGTATCCGAttgggatcttaggggagccatacagatgttggctcaaatagtggcttcccagacccaAAGATCAAATGTTGTACCTACTTCTTCTAGTCATCCAGGGGATTCCACTAGTTCCAGAGTGAACAGATTTCTCCAGTTGGACCCtacagtgttcacaggtactgatcctgaggaggacccccaggattttattgacGAGATACATAAGACCCTCCAATTTATGCGTGCTACAGAGACAGAGGGAGCAGAGTTGGCCTCCAACCGCCTGAAAgtggtggcctattcttggtttgagatgtgggaggattcccgtgaggagggaagccctccggcgagatag